The Diabrotica virgifera virgifera chromosome 4, PGI_DIABVI_V3a genome segment GATGCTAATAAAATTTAAACCTTTTGGTAAAGACGATCTGTATATTTGTATCATTTTCGGTAAACATATTTTGTACGTTTATACctgtaaaatgtaaaaaaactttCTTGTAAAGTAATTACTTACCTTTTAGTTGTATTGATCATAATCACAAAACGTTACTTCGATTAAACGAATACGATTTGCGATTACGATTATCGATTACTAATAACGAATAAAAGACTTTCTTGtaaaatatgctttatttttatttaccttttcCCCATACAAAATCCCCAGATCCCCAGATCCCATTGATGATGGACCCCCAGACATTAAttattcataaaataaatttACTTTAGATAATAAGGATTTCAGTTGTTTTATTAATCCATTATCAGGACAAGGGATCCCCAACATATTCCAATTAAAAGTACCTTTTTCAATGACACTTCTTGTAAATTCATTAAACTTGTAATAGACGTTGTGCTTTAAGAAATATATATGTCCATCGATGTAATTAAATGCTGATGTAATATCATTTGGTATTCCTGGAAAAACGTCACTTATGCGTCCTCTTGAGATAATGTCTTTATCATTAAATTCAATAAATGAACCatcaaaacaaacaaatttttttccTGAATTTGTTTGGAATAAACCGTTAATACTTCTTGCGTTATTGATTTCAGGTACCATGTTATCTGTATGAATTCTTAAGCTAGGAAATGCTGCTGCATATATACGATTTCTGCTTACACCAATCATATCTCCATTGGAACTTTGAAAAACATGTGTCACGTTCGTAATTCCCCTTGGAAAGTATCTTATAAATTGTTCAGCATTGGTGGGTATCTTTTCATTATTTAAGTCATATTTCCATACCAGATCCTTACTTACTATATACATTCGGTATGTTGGAAATGATGGAGCATACGCTAAAAATATTAAATCTGGATATTCCAATTCACATACATTCGTTATTATATTTTGCTTTGATTTATTAGTCCTAGCTGCTGTGGTTGTCCTAGATCTTTCTGTTGTAGTTGGTGAACTACTCCTAGGTTGAGTTGGAATAGATGCAGATTTACTTTTATGTCCATATAACTTTTCTAAGCCTCTTTTATCATCATCAGTTATGTGAGAAGGAAAGGTTTCATAAAAGGGATACATTACAGCCTTCTTATCGCTACTGTGTGCTAAACCTAAAGCGTGACCAACTTCATGGAGAAGGACTGCAAAGAAATTTGTTCGACCTTCTGCTGTAGAATTTAAACTGAAATCCCATGTTAGATTGCTATTCATATGAATTTCTATGCACCCAGATGTAGGTGGAAAATAAGAATGTGCTAATATACCACTTGTAAATTTAAAAGGACATTCGTCGTTACCCTGACAATTGTATCGAAAATAGTGCTGTTTTGGAACTACTGTTATAGTTATATCCGGATTTGGATCTGGGATTCTCAGATAAGTAAACTTAAATTTTGATGCTTCTTCCCATATTTCAAATACTCTTTTAGTGACTGTCAAAGCTTGAGGGGTTGCTTGtggaaaataccattttatatcaaattttttcCATGCTGATTTTACAGCGTAAGCATTGTCTCCTTGTGTACATCGTGGTTTCTGCATTAACTCCATcgtttctttatttaatttcccATCTACCGGTAAATTATATCTTTCTTGAAACTGTTCTAGTGTTTCAGTAATATCAGTACTGGCAGTTTCACTT includes the following:
- the LOC126883832 gene encoding matrix metalloproteinase-18-like, whose translation is MHINKVVLLIATSISFCLGGNFTETNAVSWLEQYGYITTSETASTDITETLEQFQERYNLPVDGKLNKETMELMQKPRCTQGDNAYAVKSAWKKFDIKWYFPQATPQALTVTKRVFEIWEEASKFKFTYLRIPDPNPDITITVVPKQHYFRYNCQGNDECPFKFTSGILAHSYFPPTSGCIEIHMNSNLTWDFSLNSTAEGRTNFFAVLLHEVGHALGLAHSSDKKAVMYPFYETFPSHITDDDKRGLEKLYGHKSKSASIPTQPRSSSPTTTERSRTTTAARTNKSKQNIITNVCELEYPDLIFLAYAPSFPTYRMYIVSKDLVWKYDLNNEKIPTNAEQFIRYFPRGITNVTHVFQSSNGDMIGVSRNRIYAAAFPSLRIHTDNMVPEINNARSINGLFQTNSGKKFVCFDGSFIEFNDKDIISRGRISDVFPGIPNDITSAFNYIDGHIYFLKHNVYYKFNEFTRSVIEKGTFNWNMLGIPCPDNGLIKQLKSLLSKVNLFYE